A genome region from Thermoanaerobacterium xylanolyticum LX-11 includes the following:
- a CDS encoding ISLre2-like element ISTxy1 family transposase — MKIIQHTLQKFLLVVEKIIGLLDGKYTYLEFEEELKKILNELGKEICADVLHELDQSIYKDKYKRKNWVVVQKDCERTITTAFGDITYKRRYYKNKETGEKAYLVDKAAGIQKYERIDAELKADITDLSTILSYQKTTQELKRNGANCNVSRQTVMNTLRKIDNLQTYEKPKTKKEIETLYIEADEDHIHLQNGKPDIVKLIYVHEGKQTITKGRNELKNAVYFSGVYEGDKVEELWKEVWEYIASTYNEDKIKRIYVSGDGAEWIKFGVKYLPNAVYVLDLFHLQKYITAAIKEDKKTKRELWKAIFKADKQKVNELLTQKYKELELNGTENPVTKCQTYINNNWDGINSYSLYKKEITGCSAESHVSHVLSERLSSRPISWSKVGAHKMAKLRAIKASGISLKGVVLKQQYESLKPIEIPKQTVYKAKQQLKKIKSTYENIISLPILQNKKTLTSQAIKSLLLRNAI, encoded by the coding sequence ATGAAAATAATTCAACATACACTTCAAAAATTCCTGCTTGTTGTAGAAAAAATTATTGGATTACTTGATGGAAAATATACCTATTTGGAATTTGAAGAAGAACTTAAAAAAATTCTAAATGAATTAGGAAAAGAGATTTGTGCAGATGTACTTCATGAACTTGATCAAAGCATATATAAAGATAAATACAAAAGGAAAAACTGGGTGGTAGTCCAAAAAGATTGTGAAAGGACAATAACAACTGCATTTGGAGATATCACATACAAAAGACGGTACTATAAAAACAAAGAAACAGGAGAGAAGGCATATCTCGTAGATAAAGCTGCTGGCATCCAAAAATATGAAAGAATAGATGCTGAGCTTAAAGCTGATATAACGGATCTTTCTACAATACTCTCATATCAAAAAACCACTCAGGAACTTAAAAGAAATGGAGCTAACTGCAATGTAAGCCGGCAAACAGTAATGAACACATTAAGAAAAATAGACAACCTTCAAACATATGAAAAGCCAAAGACTAAAAAAGAAATAGAAACTTTATACATAGAAGCTGATGAAGATCATATACATCTTCAAAACGGCAAACCAGACATTGTAAAATTAATATACGTACATGAAGGAAAACAAACAATAACAAAAGGCAGAAATGAACTAAAAAATGCCGTATACTTTTCCGGTGTATACGAAGGAGATAAAGTAGAAGAGTTATGGAAAGAAGTATGGGAGTACATTGCAAGCACATATAACGAAGACAAAATAAAACGCATATACGTATCTGGAGATGGAGCGGAATGGATAAAATTCGGAGTAAAATATCTGCCTAACGCCGTATACGTATTAGACCTATTTCATCTACAAAAATACATAACAGCTGCAATAAAAGAAGATAAAAAAACAAAGAGAGAATTATGGAAAGCCATATTTAAAGCAGATAAACAAAAAGTCAATGAGCTTTTAACACAAAAATACAAAGAACTAGAATTAAACGGAACAGAAAATCCCGTAACGAAGTGCCAAACATATATAAATAACAATTGGGATGGAATAAATTCATACAGCCTTTACAAAAAAGAAATAACAGGATGCAGTGCAGAAAGTCATGTAAGTCATGTACTTTCAGAGAGACTATCAAGCAGACCAATTTCATGGAGCAAGGTTGGAGCTCACAAAATGGCAAAATTAAGAGCAATAAAAGCAAGCGGCATATCGCTGAAAGGTGTCGTATTAAAACAGCAATATGAAAGCTTAAAGCCAATAGAAATACCAAAGCAAACAGTGTATAAAGCGAAACAACAACTAAAGAAAATAAAATCAACTTATGAAAACATAATAAGCTTGCCAATATTGCAAAATAAAAAAACATTAACAAGTCAGGCTATAAAATCATTACTATTGAGAAATGCCATTTAA
- a CDS encoding basic amino acid ABC transporter substrate-binding protein has protein sequence MKKRLIISLILVTIMSIALSGCSKQSTLSRVKKSGVIVMGTSADFPPFEFHKVVNGKDTIMGFDVDLANAIAKKLGVKLEIKDMDFTGLIPALQSGQIDMAIAGMNATPERKKNVDFSDEYYNSEQVLVVKNSSNINNLNDLKGKTVAVQLGTTSDDAAKKIKGIDIKELNRLGDAFLSLENGRVDAILMESTIADAYLKEYKDMKMLHIKEINEAVPGYSVAVAKGNQDLVNQINSVIKDLKDSGEYEKMLNKWMGK, from the coding sequence TTGAAAAAAAGGTTGATAATATCTCTAATTCTTGTCACTATTATGTCAATCGCGCTAAGCGGTTGTTCGAAACAGTCTACGTTAAGCAGAGTGAAAAAATCAGGAGTTATCGTCATGGGTACCAGTGCTGATTTTCCACCGTTTGAATTTCACAAAGTTGTCAATGGTAAAGATACTATAATGGGCTTTGATGTAGATTTAGCCAATGCAATTGCCAAAAAGTTAGGTGTAAAACTGGAGATAAAAGATATGGACTTTACAGGGCTTATTCCAGCTCTTCAAAGTGGCCAGATTGACATGGCTATCGCAGGTATGAATGCCACACCAGAGAGGAAGAAAAATGTTGACTTTTCTGATGAGTATTATAATTCTGAGCAGGTTTTAGTCGTGAAAAATTCCAGCAATATAAATAATTTAAATGACTTGAAAGGCAAGACGGTAGCTGTACAGCTTGGCACTACGTCTGATGATGCAGCTAAGAAGATAAAGGGAATAGACATAAAAGAGCTAAATAGATTAGGTGATGCATTTTTGTCATTGGAAAATGGCAGAGTAGACGCTATATTGATGGAAAGCACAATTGCGGATGCATACTTAAAAGAGTATAAAGACATGAAGATGCTTCACATTAAAGAGATAAATGAAGCAGTGCCAGGATACTCAGTCGCAGTCGCAAAAGGAAATCAAGATCTTGTAAACCAGATAAACAGTGTAATAAAAGACCTTAAAGACAGTGGTGAATACGAAAAAATGTTAAACAAATGGATGGGAAAATAA
- a CDS encoding amino acid ABC transporter permease, which produces MNLDFSSMPQYTQLFINGLIMTIELTIISVAIGAVLGLIVALMKMSSVKILSFIGSAYVEIIRGTPLLVQILIIYNGLPQFGIKFPGFVVGIIALSMNSAGYVAEIIRSGIQAVDPGQMEASRSLGMSHSMAMRYVIIPQAIKNILPALGNEFVVMLKESSIVSVIGFADLTRQAEIVSSVTYRAFEPLIIIAAIYFVMTLVFSRLLSKFERRLRTGDTR; this is translated from the coding sequence ATGAATCTTGATTTTTCAAGTATGCCACAATACACACAGCTTTTTATAAATGGACTCATAATGACAATAGAGCTTACTATTATATCTGTGGCAATAGGTGCAGTATTGGGTTTGATTGTTGCTTTGATGAAAATGTCCAGCGTGAAGATATTAAGCTTTATTGGCTCAGCATACGTGGAGATAATAAGAGGCACACCGCTTTTGGTGCAGATACTCATCATATACAACGGTTTGCCTCAATTTGGTATAAAGTTTCCGGGATTTGTAGTAGGTATAATAGCCCTTTCTATGAACAGTGCCGGTTATGTGGCGGAGATAATACGCTCTGGCATTCAAGCGGTAGATCCGGGTCAGATGGAAGCTTCTCGCTCTTTAGGTATGTCTCACAGCATGGCGATGAGGTACGTCATAATTCCCCAGGCAATAAAGAATATCTTGCCAGCTTTAGGAAACGAATTTGTCGTAATGCTTAAAGAGTCGTCTATAGTATCTGTAATAGGCTTTGCAGATCTTACAAGGCAAGCAGAGATAGTATCAAGTGTGACATATAGGGCATTTGAGCCGCTTATAATAATAGCAGCCATTTACTTTGTGATGACACTGGTATTCTCAAGGCTTTTAAGCAAGTTTGAAAGGAGGTTAAGGACTGGTGATACGCGTTGA
- a CDS encoding amino acid ABC transporter ATP-binding protein, protein MIRVDNLHKRFGNLEVLKGVSLEVKKGEVLVIIGPSGSGKSTILRCINLLEEPTKGDIYIEGEKINDKKADINKIRQKVGMVFQHFNLFPNMTAIDNITLAPIKVKKMDKKTAEDIAMRLLKKVGLEDKRDAYPVKLSGGQKQRLAIARALAMQPDVMLFDEPTSALDPEMVKEVLNVMKELANEGMTMIVVTHEMGFAREVADRVIFVDDGVIVEEASPEELFSNPKSPRTKEFFSKIL, encoded by the coding sequence GTGATACGCGTTGATAACCTCCATAAAAGATTTGGCAATTTAGAAGTCTTAAAAGGTGTAAGCTTAGAAGTAAAAAAAGGCGAAGTTTTGGTAATAATCGGTCCAAGTGGTTCTGGGAAAAGCACCATATTAAGGTGCATAAACCTTCTTGAAGAGCCGACAAAAGGAGACATATACATTGAAGGAGAAAAAATTAACGATAAAAAGGCTGATATAAATAAGATACGCCAAAAAGTCGGCATGGTTTTTCAGCACTTTAATTTATTTCCGAATATGACGGCTATTGACAATATAACCCTGGCTCCTATTAAAGTGAAGAAGATGGACAAAAAGACTGCAGAGGATATTGCAATGAGACTGTTAAAGAAAGTTGGTCTGGAGGACAAAAGAGATGCATATCCTGTGAAGCTGTCTGGAGGCCAGAAGCAAAGGCTTGCTATTGCCAGAGCGCTGGCTATGCAGCCGGATGTGATGCTTTTCGATGAGCCTACATCTGCACTGGACCCGGAGATGGTTAAGGAAGTCTTAAATGTCATGAAAGAGCTGGCCAATGAAGGCATGACGATGATAGTAGTGACTCATGAGATGGGATTCGCAAGAGAGGTTGCAGATAGAGTTATTTTTGTAGATGACGGAGTGATAGTCGAAGAAGCTTCACCAGAAGAATTATTTAGCAATCCTAAAAGCCCAAGGACAAAAGAATTTTTCAGCAAAATACTGTAA
- the hpf gene encoding ribosome hibernation-promoting factor, HPF/YfiA family gives MRITVSGRNGMAVTEGLRNAAIKSLSKIEKFFADDTEARVVMSVQKNNQIAEVTIPFRGMIFRAEEVSDDMYASIDNVVDKLEKQILKYKTKLKNNFTPESIRFDVQQDYIKNDIQDELEFEVVKTKRFAVKPMSVQEAILQMNLLGHNFFVFTNSETDDFTVVYKRKDGKYGLIEPTM, from the coding sequence ATGAGGATTACAGTAAGCGGTAGAAATGGTATGGCTGTAACAGAGGGACTTAGAAATGCAGCCATAAAGAGTTTAAGTAAGATAGAGAAGTTTTTTGCGGATGACACAGAAGCACGTGTTGTTATGAGTGTTCAGAAGAATAACCAGATTGCAGAGGTTACGATACCTTTTAGAGGGATGATATTTAGAGCTGAAGAGGTAAGCGACGATATGTACGCTTCGATAGATAATGTTGTTGATAAGCTTGAAAAACAAATACTCAAGTACAAGACGAAACTGAAAAACAATTTTACACCAGAATCAATCAGATTTGATGTTCAACAGGATTACATAAAAAATGATATACAAGATGAATTGGAGTTTGAAGTTGTAAAGACTAAGAGATTTGCTGTGAAGCCTATGTCTGTACAGGAAGCTATACTTCAAATGAACCTTTTAGGACATAATTTCTTTGTATTTACGAATTCGGAGACAGACGATTTTACAGTTGTGTATAAGAGAAAAGACGGTAAATATGGATTGATAGAGCCGACAATGTGA
- a CDS encoding HD-GYP domain-containing protein has product MLNRKVKTFMSIVITLGLLVIVYSILNINYNKIFETVVLGILAAATESLPVYINKDIAVSVGYAIDLMAVIILGFPNAIIVAILGMILQIAVDENKNIRTILNRPYYKTLFNISQISISVFVASLVYKYLGGVSGVFIYPKYIFQAIVAAIVYYFLNNILVTILVSMLVNKPFLKTWTKDFSWMMTNFLFLAFIGILMASSFIAYGYIALLIFFVPLIMVRYMFKLNMELKQSYYDTINALTKALEAKDRYTLGHSKSVEKLAVYLCREAGFSEAHTEMVRIAALLHDVGKIGIVENILNKPGKLSKEEYDHIKQHPVSGYEILKDVPFLKNVRYWVRYHHEWYNGNGYPDGISGRQIPLEAEILAIADVFDALVSDRPYRNAYTREEAYKIIVDNEGTQFSPRIIKLFKKAYEKNKEDFKHDF; this is encoded by the coding sequence ATGTTAAATAGAAAAGTAAAAACTTTTATGTCAATTGTAATAACATTAGGCTTATTAGTGATAGTGTATTCTATTTTAAATATAAACTACAATAAAATATTTGAAACGGTAGTTTTGGGTATACTAGCCGCTGCAACAGAGTCACTTCCTGTGTATATAAATAAGGATATTGCAGTTTCTGTTGGATATGCTATAGACTTAATGGCTGTAATTATACTTGGTTTTCCAAATGCTATTATAGTAGCAATATTGGGTATGATTTTACAGATAGCAGTTGATGAGAATAAGAATATAAGGACAATTTTAAACAGACCGTATTATAAGACTTTATTTAACATTTCTCAAATATCAATTAGTGTTTTTGTTGCCAGTTTAGTTTATAAATATTTAGGTGGAGTAAGTGGTGTTTTTATCTATCCGAAATACATTTTTCAAGCTATTGTTGCAGCCATTGTATATTATTTTCTGAATAATATATTGGTGACGATTTTAGTTTCAATGTTAGTGAATAAACCTTTTTTGAAGACTTGGACTAAAGATTTTAGCTGGATGATGACCAATTTCTTATTTTTAGCATTTATAGGTATATTGATGGCGTCTTCTTTTATTGCATATGGTTATATAGCGCTTTTAATCTTTTTTGTGCCACTCATCATGGTAAGGTATATGTTTAAATTAAATATGGAGTTAAAACAGTCTTATTATGACACTATAAATGCCCTTACGAAGGCGTTAGAGGCCAAAGACAGATACACTTTGGGACATTCTAAAAGCGTTGAAAAATTAGCCGTTTATCTTTGCAGGGAAGCTGGATTCAGTGAGGCACATACTGAAATGGTGCGGATAGCTGCGCTTTTGCATGATGTAGGCAAGATAGGCATCGTTGAAAATATTTTAAATAAGCCTGGAAAACTATCAAAAGAGGAATATGACCATATCAAACAGCACCCTGTAAGCGGTTATGAGATATTGAAAGATGTGCCTTTCTTAAAAAACGTAAGGTATTGGGTTAGGTATCACCATGAATGGTACAATGGAAATGGCTATCCCGATGGTATAAGCGGAAGGCAGATACCTCTGGAGGCAGAGATACTGGCTATTGCAGACGTGTTTGATGCGCTTGTATCAGATAGACCTTACAGAAACGCCTATACGAGAGAAGAAGCGTACAAGATAATAGTTGATAATGAAGGTACGCAGTTTAGCCCGAGAATAATAAAACTTTTCAAAAAAGCATACGAGAAGAATAAGGAGGATTTCAAACATGATTTTTGA
- a CDS encoding DUF5317 domain-containing protein, translating into MIFDSLGASFIYGFLLRRGKLSGIADIDIKMPIFFILGFGLEFGVLNLTDKYPIIMTYRAYIHFLDYLMLFIGLWYNRHNKYMKIISIGIILNFIVIFANGGRMPVSINSLKAAGIGYLVPELTKNIIPTHQAMTSSTKLKFLCDILYLPKPYPLPKTFSVGDLFIATGIFLMVSNAMINASKRVKI; encoded by the coding sequence ATGATTTTTGATTCTCTTGGTGCTTCATTTATATACGGCTTTTTATTAAGGAGAGGAAAATTAAGCGGCATTGCCGACATAGATATAAAGATGCCTATTTTTTTTATACTTGGCTTTGGACTTGAGTTCGGAGTGCTTAATCTAACGGATAAATATCCAATCATAATGACGTATAGAGCATACATACATTTTTTGGATTATTTGATGCTTTTTATAGGATTGTGGTACAATCGACATAACAAATACATGAAAATAATATCTATAGGCATTATTTTAAATTTCATAGTCATTTTCGCAAATGGTGGAAGGATGCCAGTATCGATTAATTCTCTTAAAGCGGCAGGTATCGGCTATTTAGTGCCTGAGCTTACAAAAAACATCATTCCAACCCATCAAGCTATGACTTCATCTACGAAGCTTAAATTTCTGTGTGACATTCTTTACCTGCCAAAGCCGTATCCTCTTCCAAAGACTTTCAGCGTAGGTGACTTATTTATAGCAACTGGGATTTTTCTAATGGTTTCAAATGCCATGATAAATGCCTCTAAGAGAGTTAAAATATAA
- a CDS encoding transcription repressor NadR yields the protein MNSAERRDKILEILKTEEEPVKGNRLADILGVTRQIIVQDIAILRAEGIKILSTPQGYILSSSDKGKYTKVIASKHYFDRTEEELNTIVDNGGKVLDVIVEHPIYGEIRGLLMISSRYDVERFMESVKNAKATLLSSLTEGVHLHTVEADSKEVLDRIEKKLKEKGFFVE from the coding sequence ATGAATTCGGCAGAGAGAAGAGATAAGATATTAGAGATTTTAAAAACAGAGGAAGAACCTGTTAAAGGCAATAGACTGGCGGATATTTTAGGTGTTACGAGGCAGATAATTGTACAAGACATAGCCATATTAAGAGCAGAAGGAATAAAGATATTGTCTACTCCGCAAGGCTATATATTAAGCTCAAGCGATAAAGGCAAATATACAAAAGTAATTGCAAGCAAACATTATTTTGATAGGACTGAGGAAGAACTGAATACTATTGTGGATAACGGTGGAAAGGTCTTAGACGTGATTGTTGAACATCCCATTTATGGTGAAATAAGAGGACTATTGATGATTTCATCTCGGTATGATGTTGAAAGATTTATGGAAAGTGTGAAAAATGCCAAAGCAACTCTTTTGTCATCATTGACAGAAGGCGTTCATTTGCATACGGTAGAAGCTGATTCAAAAGAAGTTTTAGATAGAATCGAGAAAAAACTTAAAGAAAAAGGATTTTTTGTCGAATAA
- a CDS encoding bacteriohemerythrin — protein sequence MIKWQQSLSVGIDMIDEEHKELFNRVNDVFDACMKQQGQDKVYEILEFLREYTVKHFGDEEKLLEKYKYPELPQHKKLHEKFISDIQEIENDVKKNGVSVSIVTTLNRKLVDWLINHISKVDKKYGEYIKAHPLN from the coding sequence GTGATAAAGTGGCAACAGTCATTGTCTGTCGGCATAGACATGATAGACGAGGAGCACAAAGAACTTTTCAATAGGGTTAACGATGTTTTTGACGCATGTATGAAGCAGCAAGGTCAAGACAAAGTCTATGAGATACTGGAATTTTTAAGAGAATACACAGTGAAGCATTTTGGCGATGAAGAAAAACTTTTAGAAAAGTATAAATACCCAGAATTGCCTCAGCATAAAAAGCTTCACGAGAAATTTATAAGCGACATACAAGAAATAGAAAATGATGTTAAAAAGAATGGCGTCAGCGTATCAATAGTAACCACTTTAAACCGCAAGTTAGTCGATTGGCTTATAAACCATATAAGCAAAGTAGACAAAAAATACGGTGAATACATAAAAGCACATCCGCTGAATTGA
- the secA gene encoding preprotein translocase subunit SecA yields the protein MLGVLEKIFGSYSEREVKRIEPIADEVLSYEEEMSKLSDDELRGKTQEFKDRLKNGETLDDILPEAFAVVREAAWRTLKMKHFRVQIIGGIVLHQGRIAEMKTGEGKTLVAALPAYLNALEGKGVHIVTVNDYLAKRDRDWMGKIYEFLGLSVGVILHDMDSEERKKAYAADITYGTNNEFGFDYLRDNMVIYKEEMVQRHLNYAIVDEVDSILIDEARTPLIISGVGEKSTDLYKRADAFVRTLKNEEDYTIDEKARAVSLTEKGVEKAEKFFNLDNLADLENIEISHGINQALKAHAIMKRDKDYVVKDGEVIIVDEFTGRLMFGRRYSEGLHQAIEAKEGVKVERESKTLATITFQNYFRMYDKLAGMTGTALTEEQEFRAIYGLDVVVIPTNKEMIRIDHPDVIYKTEEAKFKAVVEDIVEHHKKGQPVLVGTITIEKSEKLSNMLKKLGIKHQVLNAKYHEKEAEIIAQAGRKGAVTIATNMAGRGTDIILGGNPEFLAKKKMIEEGYSPDVINEASGYGPLHSEELIKARERYQELLNEIKKETEKEHEEVVKLGGLYIIGTERHESRRIDNQLRGRSGRQGDPGESRFYISLEDELMRLFGSERIKNMMNTLGIEDDQPIEHKILTKQIEQAQKKVEGINFDVRKSVLEYDDVMNKQREIIYKERRKVLEGEDLRQYILDMVKDIIRRNVEIYTAGSKYPEEWDIEGLLNHLYDLFLEKDSVVIDVDFGRLDKEMLTDIIYEEAVRQYEKKEQQIGPQMREIERIVLLKVVDTRWMDHIDEMDQLRQGIGLRAYGQVDPVIEYKKIGYEMFEDLVNSIQEDTVRFLYHIEIRNDNMPHREQVAKPIATNQGGDEPKKPVVKKKKVGRNDPCPCGSGKKYKKCCGANQ from the coding sequence ATGTTAGGAGTTTTAGAAAAGATATTTGGCAGTTACAGCGAGAGGGAAGTAAAGAGAATTGAACCTATAGCAGATGAGGTTTTGTCATACGAGGAAGAGATGTCAAAGCTTTCAGATGATGAGCTAAGAGGCAAGACTCAAGAATTTAAGGACAGACTGAAAAATGGAGAAACACTTGACGATATATTGCCGGAAGCTTTTGCAGTCGTTAGAGAGGCTGCATGGCGTACGCTTAAGATGAAGCATTTCAGAGTGCAGATAATAGGTGGCATTGTCCTTCATCAAGGCAGAATAGCTGAGATGAAGACTGGTGAAGGAAAGACGCTTGTTGCAGCATTACCTGCCTATTTGAATGCCTTGGAAGGGAAAGGAGTTCACATCGTCACAGTCAACGACTATCTTGCTAAAAGGGATCGTGACTGGATGGGTAAAATATACGAATTTCTGGGTTTGAGTGTTGGCGTTATCCTTCACGACATGGACTCAGAGGAGAGAAAGAAAGCTTACGCTGCTGATATAACTTACGGTACAAACAATGAGTTTGGTTTTGACTACTTAAGAGACAATATGGTCATATATAAAGAGGAAATGGTACAAAGACATCTAAATTATGCAATCGTGGACGAAGTCGACAGCATATTGATAGATGAAGCCAGAACACCCCTTATTATTTCTGGTGTTGGCGAAAAATCCACAGATTTATATAAAAGAGCCGATGCCTTTGTAAGAACTTTAAAAAATGAAGAAGATTATACTATAGATGAAAAAGCGAGAGCAGTAAGTTTGACTGAAAAAGGTGTTGAAAAAGCGGAGAAGTTTTTTAATTTGGATAATCTTGCAGATCTTGAAAATATAGAGATTTCCCACGGTATAAATCAGGCCTTAAAAGCACATGCCATAATGAAAAGGGATAAGGACTACGTCGTAAAAGACGGAGAAGTCATAATAGTAGATGAGTTTACTGGAAGGCTTATGTTTGGCAGAAGGTACAGCGAAGGTCTGCATCAGGCAATAGAAGCCAAAGAGGGCGTAAAAGTCGAGAGAGAAAGTAAGACTCTTGCTACAATTACTTTCCAAAATTACTTCAGGATGTACGATAAACTGGCAGGTATGACAGGTACTGCTCTTACAGAAGAGCAGGAGTTTAGAGCTATATATGGTCTTGATGTCGTGGTAATACCTACCAATAAAGAGATGATAAGGATAGATCATCCAGATGTCATATACAAGACGGAAGAAGCTAAATTTAAGGCTGTCGTTGAGGATATAGTTGAACATCATAAAAAGGGACAGCCTGTACTTGTTGGCACTATTACCATTGAAAAGTCTGAGAAATTAAGCAATATGCTTAAGAAATTGGGCATAAAGCATCAGGTATTAAATGCGAAATACCACGAAAAAGAAGCAGAGATAATAGCACAAGCAGGACGAAAAGGCGCTGTTACAATAGCTACAAACATGGCTGGACGTGGTACTGATATCATTTTAGGCGGTAATCCTGAATTTTTGGCGAAGAAAAAGATGATTGAAGAGGGCTATTCTCCAGATGTCATAAATGAAGCATCTGGGTATGGGCCATTGCACAGCGAAGAGCTTATAAAGGCCAGAGAGAGATATCAGGAGCTTTTAAATGAGATAAAGAAGGAAACTGAAAAAGAGCATGAAGAAGTTGTTAAGCTGGGTGGACTATATATAATCGGTACGGAAAGGCACGAGTCCAGAAGAATAGACAATCAGTTAAGAGGACGTTCTGGACGTCAAGGCGATCCTGGAGAGTCTCGATTCTACATTTCTCTCGAAGATGAGCTTATGAGGCTTTTTGGCTCTGAGAGAATAAAAAATATGATGAACACATTGGGCATAGAAGATGATCAGCCTATCGAGCATAAGATATTGACAAAACAGATAGAACAAGCACAGAAGAAAGTGGAAGGCATAAACTTCGATGTAAGGAAAAGTGTCCTTGAGTACGATGATGTGATGAATAAGCAGAGGGAAATAATATACAAAGAGAGAAGAAAGGTATTAGAAGGAGAAGACTTAAGGCAGTACATCCTTGATATGGTAAAAGATATCATACGAAGGAATGTTGAAATCTACACTGCAGGCAGCAAATACCCTGAAGAGTGGGATATAGAGGGATTATTGAATCATCTTTACGATCTATTTTTGGAAAAAGACAGCGTAGTAATAGATGTGGATTTTGGTAGGCTCGATAAGGAAATGCTTACAGATATAATATATGAAGAAGCTGTAAGGCAGTATGAGAAAAAAGAGCAGCAGATAGGTCCACAGATGAGAGAGATAGAGAGGATAGTCCTCTTAAAAGTTGTGGATACGAGGTGGATGGATCACATCGATGAGATGGATCAGCTTCGTCAAGGCATAGGATTGAGAGCTTACGGACAAGTAGATCCTGTCATAGAGTACAAGAAAATAGGATATGAAATGTTTGAAGATCTTGTAAACTCTATTCAGGAGGATACTGTGAGATTCCTGTACCATATAGAGATAAGAAATGACAATATGCCACATAGAGAGCAGGTGGCTAAGCCTATTGCTACAAATCAAGGTGGGGATGAACCGAAAAAGCCTGTAGTCAAGAAGAAAAAAGTTGGAAGAAACGATCCATGCCCATGTGGCAGTGGCAAGAAGTACAAGAAATGCTGTGGAGCAAATCAATAA